The Niastella koreensis GR20-10 genome includes a window with the following:
- a CDS encoding DUF4267 domain-containing protein, translating into MKNVTHTIAFWLCLLTGLGLIFIGARFFLLPVVAEHAYGIQVNTGGNYSFHYIKGIRDIFSGLILVALLLARQFRALGILLLCAVIIPATDMSIVASQTTFKTAALYPHLSAVIIAILLGIHYLRVKTENV; encoded by the coding sequence ATGAAAAATGTCACTCACACTATCGCGTTCTGGCTCTGTTTACTCACCGGCCTTGGGCTTATTTTTATCGGCGCCCGTTTTTTCCTTCTTCCAGTTGTGGCAGAACATGCCTATGGCATCCAGGTGAACACCGGCGGTAATTATTCTTTCCATTATATTAAAGGGATCAGGGATATTTTTTCCGGATTGATATTAGTTGCGTTGCTACTTGCCCGTCAATTCCGCGCGCTGGGCATCCTGTTGCTCTGCGCAGTAATCATACCTGCTACCGATATGAGCATCGTTGCTTCACAAACCACTTTTAAAACGGCCGCGCTTTATCCGCACCTTTCTGCGGTGATAATCGCCATCCTGCTGGGCATTCATTATTTACGTGTAAAAACTGAAAATGTTTAA
- a CDS encoding pirin family protein, translating to MAITRELVRIESPKGEPGFLGAGHIARPLIYDNYEQSDPFILLMDDMLDKKDTTPAGGPHPHAGFETVTLVLDGELGADDHQLKSGDFQLMTAGSGVVHTEVIDKPGSMRILQLWANLGRENRKAVPRLQDLPLDHVPVINENGTHIRLYSGTLADITSPVQNYVPLLIADITVEPGVTSTLKIPANYNTFLYVLAGTVQVGELKNSLHKDQVGWLNKFDQNEESELKVTAGSAGGRFVLYGGKPLHENIVSHGPFIADDSEEIVQLYKEYRQGKMKHISTVPEAQHYKW from the coding sequence ATGGCAATTACAAGAGAATTGGTACGAATAGAAAGCCCTAAAGGTGAACCCGGATTTCTGGGTGCAGGGCATATTGCACGGCCATTGATATACGACAATTACGAACAATCTGATCCATTTATTTTGTTGATGGACGATATGTTGGATAAGAAGGATACTACACCTGCAGGCGGTCCCCACCCACATGCCGGTTTTGAAACCGTAACGTTGGTACTGGATGGCGAATTGGGCGCAGATGATCATCAATTGAAAAGCGGCGACTTTCAATTGATGACAGCGGGCAGCGGGGTAGTACATACTGAGGTTATTGATAAACCAGGTAGTATGCGTATTCTGCAATTATGGGCCAACCTGGGCCGGGAAAACCGGAAGGCTGTGCCACGGCTGCAGGACCTTCCGCTGGATCATGTACCGGTTATTAATGAAAACGGAACGCATATAAGATTATACAGTGGTACATTGGCTGATATTACATCGCCGGTTCAAAACTATGTACCGTTGCTGATCGCTGATATTACCGTTGAGCCGGGTGTAACCTCTACTCTAAAAATCCCTGCAAACTATAATACGTTCTTATATGTATTAGCTGGAACCGTGCAGGTGGGTGAATTAAAAAACTCCCTGCACAAAGACCAGGTAGGCTGGTTAAATAAATTTGACCAGAACGAAGAAAGTGAATTGAAGGTTACTGCGGGATCAGCGGGAGGCCGGTTTGTATTATACGGTGGTAAACCATTGCATGAGAATATTGTTTCTCACGGTCCATTTATTGCAGATGATTCTGAAGAAATTGTGCAGTTGTATAAGGAATACCGGCAGGGCAAAATGAAACATATCTCCACTGTGCCGGAAGCACAGCATTATAAATGGTAA
- a CDS encoding antibiotic biosynthesis monooxygenase family protein, producing the protein MIVRLTYISFMPQNVDQAKKTYREEVVPVVKVQKGNLDCRLLEPMDNSDEYISMTTWETKADADAYESSGKYRELVDKVKKDFAKKPTLKVYTTESILEHA; encoded by the coding sequence ATGATTGTCCGACTCACCTACATCAGTTTTATGCCGCAAAATGTAGACCAGGCCAAAAAAACTTACCGCGAAGAAGTAGTGCCTGTTGTAAAAGTTCAGAAAGGTAATCTTGACTGCAGATTACTTGAACCAATGGACAACTCGGATGAGTATATTTCAATGACAACCTGGGAAACAAAAGCCGATGCTGATGCTTATGAAAGCAGCGGTAAATACCGGGAATTGGTTGACAAAGTAAAAAAAGATTTTGCCAAAAAGCCTACATTGAAAGTATACACAACGGAAAGCATTCTCGAACACGCCTAA
- the xth gene encoding exodeoxyribonuclease III translates to MKIATYNVNGVNGRLPVLLRWLHESKPEVVCLQELKAPQEKFPEQAIAEAGYKAIWHGQKSWNGVAILSKHGQPVETQRGLPGDPDDVHSRYIEATVNDITIGCLYLPNGNPAPGPKFDYKLSWFERLTTYAAALQKSKKPVILTGDYNVMPTEKDVYKPERWVNDALFRPETRAAFKKLVDQGWTDAIRTLYPNDTIYTFWDYFRNAYERNAGLRIDHFLLNPAIEKRLKAAGVDRDVRGWEKSSDHAPVWIELKD, encoded by the coding sequence ATGAAAATAGCTACTTATAACGTAAATGGGGTCAATGGGCGCCTGCCCGTACTGCTCCGCTGGCTGCATGAAAGTAAACCCGAGGTGGTTTGTTTGCAGGAATTGAAAGCGCCGCAGGAGAAGTTTCCTGAACAAGCCATCGCCGAGGCAGGGTATAAAGCCATCTGGCATGGACAAAAAAGCTGGAATGGCGTAGCTATCTTATCAAAGCATGGACAGCCGGTTGAAACGCAGCGGGGCCTCCCCGGCGATCCTGACGATGTGCACAGCCGCTATATTGAAGCAACCGTGAACGACATTACCATAGGCTGCCTGTATTTACCCAATGGCAACCCCGCTCCCGGTCCCAAGTTTGATTATAAACTGTCGTGGTTTGAACGCCTCACCACCTACGCAGCCGCACTGCAAAAATCGAAAAAGCCCGTTATACTTACCGGCGATTACAATGTGATGCCCACTGAAAAGGATGTATATAAACCGGAACGCTGGGTCAACGATGCACTGTTCCGGCCTGAAACCCGGGCGGCATTTAAAAAGCTGGTCGATCAGGGCTGGACCGACGCCATCAGAACCCTATATCCTAACGACACCATATACACTTTCTGGGATTATTTCCGCAATGCTTACGAACGTAATGCAGGTCTTCGCATCGATCATTTTTTATTAAATCCTGCCATAGAAAAACGATTGAAAGCTGCCGGTGTTGACCGCGACGTACGGGGTTGGGAAAAATCAAGCGATCATGCGCCGGTGTGGATCGAGCTCAAAGATTAA
- a CDS encoding YbhB/YbcL family Raf kinase inhibitor-like protein — MAKTATRQLELSSPAFKADGDIPARYTCDGEGINPPMHIGNLPEDVHTLALIVEDPDAPGGTFDHWLVWNIQPVAVIHEHANPGISGNNSAGKTGYHPPCPPKGSHRYYFHVYALDRELDLEPGESKESLQKAMKSHILAEGTIMGRYERQGK, encoded by the coding sequence ATGGCAAAAACTGCAACCCGGCAGCTTGAGCTGTCAAGTCCTGCTTTCAAAGCAGATGGCGACATTCCGGCAAGATATACCTGCGATGGGGAAGGCATAAACCCACCAATGCACATCGGTAATTTACCGGAAGATGTACACACGCTTGCACTGATCGTAGAAGATCCTGATGCACCCGGTGGAACGTTCGATCACTGGTTGGTTTGGAATATACAACCAGTGGCTGTTATACATGAACATGCAAATCCCGGTATATCAGGCAATAACTCAGCTGGTAAAACAGGTTATCATCCTCCTTGTCCGCCCAAGGGCTCACACCGTTATTATTTCCACGTATATGCATTGGATCGTGAACTTGATCTTGAGCCCGGCGAATCAAAAGAGAGTTTACAAAAAGCCATGAAATCACATATTCTAGCTGAGGGAACAATTATGGGCAGGTATGAACGGCAGGGGAAATAG
- a CDS encoding sugar-binding protein, with the protein MKKIVSQLALLLACQAPLYLLAQSDGLPRGANNMPYTRYEAENGSMGGSASLQSSVQFVQTDIASEASNQKYVSLPSNGSFVQWKTTAAARGVNLRFTIPDNSSGTGQTGSLSLYVNNVLVKTIDLTSYWAYQYFDVGGEGDPFQTPHTKTFMRFDEVHFTVTNTINSGDTIKIQKTNGDALTYGVDFIELEPVPAAISLPAGYLNVTDFGAVADDANDDYAAFNSCIAAAKTQGKNVYIPAGRFLLSDKLILNVTNMKITGAGIWYTQVYFSTDKQFYGGIMSRSSGVEISNFTMGTANNDRLKYDEPNPRDGQKYKIYKGFMGTYGTGSGIHDIWVEHFECGFWIGGYDAPYPVDVTRNLTISNCRIRNNYADGVNFCIGTSGSTVTQCSLRNNGDDALAMWPASDVQGSVQERNNTFSNNTIENNWRAGSIAIFGGTGHQVHHNYIKDGVAGSGIRFTNDFAGFGFEFPGDVTHFYENTVENCGTSYDLWNQMRGAIEFFAGSGIFNMQFDNTTILNSQRDAIRVSGSNLHDIKFTNTTIIGTGKDPVTRDVAADVYGGFGIYCDANSQGMTFNNLSVTDAESGTYINRNPSFQLIFQNVNVPVTGVSISPAGDTTLALNQTVQLTPVIIPADASNKTVSWSSSNTAVVTVDASGKITAVGTGSATITVTSGDGNKTATKNVTVSPAVNVKATDDTAGEGGNTGTFTITTAGITQAATIQYAISGTATAADYTANPTLSGTVTLTPSQLSQTITITPVDDTQFEGVETLRLTLLPGSGYKLGPDTVAVITITDNDNPPCTAPVIGLVNGTPPVIDQNIEAAWASAPVTNINQVVLGSRPADYSGRWRALYDNNNLYLLVEVNDATRINDSGPNWWEDDVVEIFIDGNNSKGTTYDGINDFQFGFRWNDNTIYTGSNSVANTTGINFRMYATGSGYTAEIAIPWTTIGATPAIGKAIGLDVQIDDDDNGGTRDAQTTTFANNTTAFQNPSVFGTVYMTSCNGSVNQPPVANAGPDTSLNAGTTSVTLHGTGTDPEGNAVTYSWTQVSGPAVTITNANTANPAVSGLADGNTYVFQLTVNDGTLTATDNITVTVGASVNVVHSYPANGTITIDGVINEAAWKLNNSAAKSVIGTGNNNVTFGALWDNNNLYIAAKVLDNTLNNDSPDPWNNDAIEIFIDANNNKLTTYDGVDNQFIKAWNNSSLFSKSAVSGVQHAWAAISGGYTIELSIPWSQLGITPTAGKQIGFDIANDDDDNGGDRDAQAVWMGTINNYQNTSAFGTLTLESTANALVNNLVTQSLRVDNENNMQVVPNPVTNGSATAIISGGSETGTVRVFDLAGHLVFTAKGQLRIPLYLQNLPKGFYMVRFESGTRLINKKLLIK; encoded by the coding sequence ATGAAAAAAATTGTATCTCAGCTTGCTTTACTGTTAGCCTGTCAGGCGCCGCTTTACCTGCTGGCGCAAAGCGATGGGTTGCCAAGGGGCGCCAACAACATGCCCTATACCCGCTATGAAGCGGAAAACGGCAGCATGGGCGGAAGTGCTTCCCTGCAATCATCCGTACAGTTTGTTCAAACAGACATCGCGTCTGAAGCTTCCAACCAGAAATATGTAAGCCTCCCTTCCAATGGCTCTTTTGTACAGTGGAAAACTACTGCCGCCGCCAGGGGCGTAAATCTACGTTTTACCATACCCGATAACAGCTCCGGCACCGGTCAAACCGGCTCACTAAGCCTGTACGTAAACAATGTGCTGGTGAAAACCATCGACCTTACCTCATACTGGGCGTATCAGTATTTTGATGTAGGCGGGGAAGGCGATCCCTTTCAAACGCCCCACACCAAAACTTTTATGCGTTTTGATGAAGTGCATTTTACAGTTACCAATACCATCAATTCGGGCGACACCATAAAAATTCAAAAAACAAATGGCGATGCCCTTACTTATGGGGTTGATTTTATTGAACTGGAACCCGTACCTGCAGCCATTAGCCTGCCTGCCGGCTATTTAAACGTTACTGATTTTGGCGCCGTGGCCGACGACGCCAACGATGACTATGCAGCCTTTAATAGCTGTATTGCCGCCGCCAAAACACAGGGGAAAAACGTATATATCCCGGCCGGACGCTTTTTGTTAAGCGATAAGTTAATACTGAATGTGACCAACATGAAAATTACCGGTGCAGGTATCTGGTATACGCAGGTTTATTTCAGCACCGATAAACAGTTTTATGGCGGCATCATGTCACGCAGCAGCGGCGTTGAAATTTCCAACTTCACTATGGGCACCGCCAACAACGACCGGTTAAAGTATGATGAGCCCAATCCGCGCGACGGACAGAAATACAAAATTTATAAAGGCTTCATGGGCACCTATGGTACCGGTTCGGGTATTCATGATATCTGGGTAGAACATTTTGAATGTGGTTTCTGGATCGGGGGCTATGATGCGCCCTACCCTGTTGATGTTACCCGCAACCTTACCATCAGCAACTGTCGTATCCGGAACAACTATGCAGATGGCGTTAATTTCTGTATAGGTACTTCCGGCTCTACAGTAACCCAGTGCAGCCTGCGTAACAATGGCGATGATGCCCTGGCTATGTGGCCTGCCAGTGATGTGCAGGGTTCGGTGCAGGAGCGCAACAATACTTTCAGCAATAACACTATTGAAAACAACTGGCGGGCCGGCAGCATTGCCATATTTGGCGGTACCGGTCACCAGGTGCATCATAATTATATTAAAGATGGCGTGGCAGGTTCCGGTATTCGCTTTACCAATGATTTTGCCGGTTTTGGCTTTGAGTTTCCCGGCGACGTTACTCATTTTTATGAGAACACTGTCGAGAACTGCGGTACCAGTTACGATCTGTGGAACCAGATGCGGGGAGCGATAGAATTCTTTGCCGGCTCCGGCATCTTTAACATGCAGTTTGACAATACCACCATTCTTAATTCACAACGCGATGCCATTCGCGTCAGTGGCAGCAACCTGCACGACATTAAATTTACCAATACCACCATCATTGGTACCGGTAAAGACCCCGTTACCCGCGATGTAGCGGCCGACGTATATGGCGGTTTTGGCATTTACTGCGATGCCAATTCGCAGGGCATGACCTTTAACAACCTTTCGGTTACCGATGCGGAATCGGGCACCTACATAAATCGCAATCCCTCCTTCCAGCTTATTTTTCAAAATGTAAATGTGCCGGTGACCGGCGTAAGTATTAGTCCGGCAGGTGATACCACCCTGGCGTTGAACCAAACGGTTCAGTTAACACCAGTAATAATTCCTGCTGATGCCAGCAATAAAACGGTAAGCTGGAGCAGCAGCAATACGGCTGTTGTTACGGTGGATGCTTCCGGCAAAATTACTGCTGTAGGCACCGGTTCAGCCACCATTACGGTTACATCGGGCGATGGTAATAAAACTGCTACCAAAAATGTTACTGTTAGTCCGGCCGTAAATGTAAAAGCCACGGACGATACAGCTGGTGAAGGCGGCAATACCGGAACTTTTACTATTACCACTGCTGGTATAACCCAGGCGGCTACCATCCAATATGCAATTAGTGGCACGGCTACCGCCGCCGATTATACGGCGAACCCCACCCTGAGTGGAACCGTTACCCTTACCCCTTCGCAGCTTTCACAAACCATTACTATTACTCCGGTTGACGACACCCAGTTCGAGGGCGTAGAAACCCTGCGGCTTACCCTGTTGCCAGGCTCAGGTTACAAACTGGGCCCGGATACGGTAGCGGTAATTACCATTACCGATAATGACAACCCACCCTGTACTGCACCGGTTATTGGCCTGGTAAATGGTACGCCGCCTGTGATCGATCAAAACATAGAAGCAGCCTGGGCATCGGCCCCGGTTACCAACATCAACCAGGTTGTGTTGGGTAGCCGCCCGGCAGATTATAGTGGCAGGTGGCGTGCATTGTATGATAACAATAACCTGTACCTGCTGGTGGAAGTAAATGATGCTACCCGTATAAACGACTCTGGTCCCAACTGGTGGGAAGATGATGTGGTGGAAATATTCATCGATGGCAACAACAGCAAGGGAACTACTTACGACGGCATCAATGATTTTCAGTTTGGATTCCGCTGGAACGACAATACCATATATACCGGCAGTAATTCAGTAGCCAATACTACAGGTATCAATTTCAGGATGTACGCCACCGGTTCAGGCTATACTGCTGAAATTGCCATTCCCTGGACAACCATTGGCGCTACTCCGGCAATTGGTAAAGCCATTGGCCTTGATGTGCAAATAGACGATGACGACAATGGCGGCACCCGCGATGCTCAAACAACCACGTTTGCCAACAATACTACAGCCTTTCAAAACCCATCAGTTTTTGGTACGGTGTATATGACCAGTTGTAATGGTAGTGTGAACCAACCACCCGTAGCCAATGCAGGCCCCGACACCAGTCTGAATGCAGGAACCACCAGTGTTACCTTGCATGGTACCGGTACTGACCCCGAAGGCAATGCTGTAACCTATAGCTGGACGCAGGTTAGCGGACCTGCCGTTACCATTACAAACGCCAATACCGCTAATCCCGCTGTTTCAGGTTTGGCAGATGGCAATACCTACGTATTTCAGTTAACCGTAAACGATGGCACTTTAACCGCAACTGATAATATCACGGTTACGGTGGGCGCCTCGGTGAATGTGGTACACAGTTACCCTGCCAATGGAACTATAACCATCGATGGCGTTATTAACGAAGCCGCCTGGAAGCTGAACAACAGTGCTGCCAAAAGCGTGATCGGTACGGGCAACAACAACGTAACCTTTGGCGCCCTATGGGATAATAACAACCTGTACATAGCGGCCAAAGTGCTTGACAATACGCTTAACAACGATTCGCCCGATCCCTGGAACAACGATGCCATTGAAATATTCATCGATGCCAATAACAATAAACTGACCACTTACGATGGTGTCGACAACCAGTTTATAAAAGCCTGGAACAACAGCTCGCTGTTCAGCAAATCAGCTGTTAGCGGCGTACAACATGCATGGGCGGCCATCAGCGGCGGTTATACGATCGAATTGAGCATTCCCTGGTCGCAATTGGGAATTACGCCAACCGCTGGTAAACAAATTGGGTTCGATATTGCCAATGACGACGATGATAATGGTGGCGACCGCGATGCCCAGGCAGTATGGATGGGCACCATTAACAATTACCAGAACACATCGGCATTTGGAACGCTTACACTGGAAAGCACAGCAAATGCCCTGGTAAATAACCTGGTTACACAAAGCTTGCGTGTAGACAATGAAAACAATATGCAGGTAGTGCCCAACCCGGTTACTAATGGAAGCGCCACTGCTATTATTTCAGGCGGCAGCGAAACCGGCACCGTCAGGGTGTTCGATCTGGCTGGTCACCTGGTATTTACAGCCAAAGGCCAGTTACGCATTCCCCTGTATTTGCAAAACCTGCCCAAAGGATTTTATATGGTGCGGTTTGAATCGGGCACAAGATTGATAAATAAAAAGCTGTTGATAAAGTAA
- a CDS encoding DUF4919 domain-containing protein, with translation MKLLFTIILLVAAACGFAQDTFNYQTDFNNILAKTKDKKDKLDYNKLLTRYTALDTTLTDYEILALLIGFTDKPDYKPFDFSTDEKIWRLYDKSKYKEAIDLGQSYLKTNPFSIKALFGVAYSFQQLNHADSARSYAYQVLRIFQAMSFSGIGTWDSPMFTLGAFDGHDYINKYLNATVEQMKPDKDPNGNFLNVLSANFENGQSKVFYFIIEHATTTMGREKSK, from the coding sequence ATGAAACTCCTGTTTACAATAATCCTTTTGGTTGCAGCCGCCTGCGGCTTCGCTCAGGATACATTCAATTATCAAACCGACTTTAACAATATCCTGGCAAAAACCAAAGACAAAAAAGACAAGCTGGATTACAATAAATTATTGACCCGCTATACTGCTTTAGACACCACATTAACGGATTATGAAATACTGGCATTATTGATCGGTTTTACTGATAAACCCGATTACAAACCTTTTGATTTCTCAACGGATGAAAAAATATGGCGACTTTATGACAAATCAAAATATAAGGAAGCGATCGATCTTGGACAATCATATTTAAAAACGAATCCATTCAGTATAAAAGCCCTTTTTGGGGTTGCTTATTCATTTCAGCAACTTAACCACGCAGACAGCGCGCGGTCATATGCTTACCAGGTATTAAGAATATTTCAGGCCATGAGTTTTAGCGGAATCGGAACATGGGATTCCCCCATGTTTACGTTGGGGGCTTTTGATGGACACGATTACATCAATAAGTATTTAAACGCTACCGTTGAACAGATGAAGCCTGACAAAGACCCAAATGGAAACTTCCTGAACGTTCTTTCTGCCAATTTTGAAAACGGACAATCAAAGGTTTTTTATTTTATCATTGAACATGCCACCACAACAATGGGCAGGGAAAAAAGCAAATAA
- a CDS encoding DUF6377 domain-containing protein — translation MKKLLLLSACLFIFCNQYAQTDSLASSLKQLNEILAHQPAFDQKKQGEIDSFKKLLAATNNNDLPALFRAYENLYIAYRVFQYDSAYNYAKKMQAVANRLNDPALINYTRIKMGFSMLSSGMYKETMDSLSTIQINAVPDSCRAEYYALMGRYYYDLGDYDKDQYHTPRYIEKGAQYIDSALALLDKNSHDYIYYEGLKELKSGNRVDAKRNFDQLLARRGLTPHQVAITASTLSDLYIQNGDNDQAILLLIRAVIADVQSSTKETSAAFILSTLLYKKADIKNASVCINQAFSDAVFFGARQRKVQVGDVLPLIEAQKYAMVEQQKTKLLWYAGLVTFLLLLVIALIIIVFKQLEKLKRAQKAILEAHHNMQEANRRLSETNEKLNDANKIKEEYIGYFFNVNSEFFDKIERFKKSIDQKLTDRKFDEIRFLVNNINLKREKEELLKHFDRAFLKLFPNFVPEFNELFKEEDRIELEDNELLNTDLRIFALARMGIHENEKIAHILQYSVNTINTYKTRIRNKSIVPNEEFEKRIMQIKTID, via the coding sequence ATGAAGAAATTGCTGCTGCTCTCCGCCTGTCTGTTCATTTTCTGTAACCAGTATGCTCAAACGGATTCACTGGCCAGTTCCCTGAAACAATTGAATGAGATTTTAGCACATCAGCCTGCGTTCGACCAAAAAAAGCAGGGTGAGATCGATTCGTTCAAAAAGTTACTGGCCGCTACCAATAACAACGATCTGCCGGCATTATTCAGGGCCTACGAAAATCTGTACATCGCTTACCGGGTATTTCAGTATGATTCAGCTTACAATTACGCCAAAAAAATGCAGGCCGTGGCAAACCGGCTCAATGATCCCGCGCTGATCAATTACACCCGCATTAAAATGGGTTTTTCCATGTTGTCGTCGGGGATGTATAAGGAAACGATGGATTCCCTGTCTACCATTCAGATCAACGCCGTACCCGACAGTTGCCGTGCGGAATATTACGCGCTGATGGGCAGATATTATTACGACCTGGGTGATTATGATAAAGACCAGTACCATACGCCCCGGTATATTGAAAAAGGCGCCCAGTACATCGATTCTGCCCTGGCGCTGCTGGACAAAAATTCTCACGACTATATTTATTATGAAGGGCTAAAGGAATTGAAGTCGGGAAACAGGGTAGATGCCAAACGGAATTTTGATCAGTTACTGGCCCGTCGGGGACTTACCCCGCACCAGGTGGCCATTACTGCTTCCACGCTAAGCGACCTGTATATTCAAAATGGCGATAACGACCAGGCTATACTTTTACTTATCCGGGCAGTGATCGCTGATGTACAATCCAGCACAAAAGAAACTTCCGCCGCATTTATTCTTTCTACCTTATTATATAAGAAGGCCGATATCAAAAATGCCTCTGTATGTATTAACCAGGCGTTTTCCGACGCTGTGTTCTTTGGCGCCCGGCAGCGTAAAGTGCAGGTGGGCGATGTATTGCCCCTGATAGAAGCGCAGAAATATGCCATGGTAGAACAACAAAAAACAAAACTGCTTTGGTACGCCGGGTTGGTTACCTTTTTATTGTTGCTGGTGATAGCCCTTATTATTATTGTGTTCAAACAACTGGAAAAATTAAAGCGGGCACAGAAGGCCATCCTGGAAGCGCATCATAATATGCAGGAGGCGAACCGGCGCTTATCGGAAACCAATGAGAAGCTAAATGACGCCAATAAAATTAAAGAAGAGTATATTGGCTATTTCTTTAATGTCAACTCGGAGTTTTTCGATAAGATAGAACGGTTCAAGAAATCTATTGATCAGAAACTGACCGACCGGAAGTTTGACGAGATCCGCTTCCTGGTAAATAATATCAATCTGAAAAGGGAAAAGGAAGAACTGCTGAAACATTTTGACCGGGCCTTTTTGAAACTGTTTCCCAATTTTGTGCCCGAGTTCAACGAGCTGTTTAAAGAAGAAGACCGGATAGAACTGGAGGATAATGAACTGCTCAATACCGATCTGCGCATTTTTGCCCTCGCCCGCATGGGGATCCATGAAAATGAAAAGATCGCCCATATCCTGCAATATTCCGTCAACACCATCAACACCTACAAAACCCGCATCCGGAACAAATCGATCGTTCCGAATGAAGAGTTTGAAAAAAGGATCATGCAGATAAAGACTATAGATTAG